From Phalacrocorax carbo chromosome 6, bPhaCar2.1, whole genome shotgun sequence, a single genomic window includes:
- the GMPPB gene encoding mannose-1-phosphate guanyltransferase beta isoform X1 has translation MRALILVGGFGTRLRPLTLSRPKPLVEFCNKALLLHQLEALGQAGVSHVVLAVSYMSEALEAAMREQEQRLGIRISLSHEKEPLGTAGPLALARDLLAEGGEPFFVLNSDVICEFPFVALARFHRQHGGEGSLVVTRVEEPAKYGVVVSEADTGRICRFVEKPRVFVSNKINAGLYIFSPGILQRIQLRPTSIEKEIFPAMAQDGQLYAMELQGFWMDIGQPKDFLTGMCMYLQALRAQHPEKLHSGPGVVGNVLVDPSAKIGANCVIGPNVTIGAGVVVEDGVRIKRCTVLKGARIRSHSWLESCIVGWSCSVGQWVRMENVTVLGEDVIVNDELYLNGANVLPHKSIAESVPEPRIIM, from the exons atGCGGGCCCTAATTCTGGTGGGAGGTTTCGGGACGCGGCTGCGGCCGCTGACCCTGAGCCGGCCGAAGCCGTTGGTGGAGTTCTGCAACAAGGCgctgctgctgcaccagctggaggccctggggcag GCGGGTGTCAGCCATGTGGTGCTGGCGGTGAGCTACATGTCGGAGGCGCTGGAAGCCGCCATGCGGGAGCAGGAACAGCGG CTCGGCATCCGCATCTCCCTGTCTCACGAGAAGGAGCCGCTGGGCACAG CGGGGCCGCTGGCGCTGGCACGGGATCTGCTGGCCGAGGGTGGGGAGCCCTTCTTTGTCCTCAACAGCGACGTGATCTGCGAGTTCCCCTTCGTGGCGCTGGCCCGTTTCCACCGGCAGCATGGTGGCGAGGGCTCGCTGGTGGTGACCCGTGTGGAGGAGCCAGCCAAGTATGGCGTGGTGGTGAGCGAGGCTGACACCGGCCGCATCTGCCGCTTTGTGGAGAAGCCGCGTGTCTTTGTGTCCAACAAGATCAACGCCGGGCTCTACATCTTTAGCCCTGGCATCCTTCAACGCATCCAG CTGCGCCCCACCTCCATTGAGAAGGAGATCTTCCCAGCTATGGCGCAGGATGGGCAGCTCTATGCCATGGAGCTTCAGG GCTTCTGGATGGACATTGGGCAGCCGAAAGACTTCCTCACAGGCATGTGCATGTACCTGCAGGCGCTGCGGGCTCAGCACCCTGAGAAGCTGCACTCGGGGCCTGGTGTCGTAGGGAATGTCTTGGTG GACCCCAGCGCCAAGATCGGGGCAAACTGTGTCATCGGCCCCAATGTGACAATCGGGGCCGGCGTGGTGGTGGAGGATGGGGTGCGCATCAAACGCTGCACCGTGCTGAAGGGGGCCCGCATCCGTTCCCACTCCTGGCTGGAGTCCTGTATCGTGGGCTGGAGCTGCTCCGTGGGGCAGTGG GTGCGCATGGAGAATGTAACAGTGCTGGGTGAGGACGTCATCGTCAACGATGAGCTCTACCTCAACGGGGCCAATGTGCTGCCACACAAGTCCATTGCTGAGTCTGTGCCAGAGCCGCGCATCATCATGTAG
- the IP6K1 gene encoding inositol hexakisphosphate kinase 1 isoform X2, translating to MCVCQTMEVGKYGKNATRSGDRGVLLEPFIHQVGGHSSMMRYDDHTVCKPLITREQRFYESLPPEMKEFTPEYKGVVSVCFEGDSDGYINLVAYPYVENEALEQDDMPERDQPRRKHSRRSLHRSSSVTEHKEEKPGLASDNTESIQETKSPRVDLHIHSDVPFQMLDGNSGLSSEKISYNPWSLRCHKQQLSRMRSESKDRKLYKFLLLENVVHHFKLPCVLDLKMGTRQHGDDASEEKAARQMKKCEQSTSATLGVRVCGMQVYQLDTGHYLCRNKYYGRGLSIEGFRNALYQYLHNGIELRKDLFEPVLAKLRSLKAVLERQASYRFYSSSLLIIYDGKDSRAGMFVECRPEMRLKRVDSSLPESLQDGGSMEPSSSAQPKVDVRMIDFAHSTFKGFRDDPTVHDGPDMGYVFGLESLINIMEQMREENQ from the exons ATGTGTGTTTGTCAAACCATGGAAGTGGGCAAGTATGGCAAGAATGCCACTCGATCTGGAGACCGGGGGGTCCTGCTGGAGCCTTTCATTCATCAGGTGGGCGGCCACAGCAGCATGATGCGCTATGACGACCATACTGTCTGCAAGCCCCTCATTACCAGAGAACAGCGCTTCTATGAATCTCTGCCCCCGGAAATGAAGGAGTTCACACCTGAGTACAAAG GTGTGGTATCTGTCTGTTTTGAGGGAGACAGCGATGGCTACATTAACCTGGTGGCCTATCCCTATGTGGAGAATGAGGCTCTAGAGCAGGATGATATGCCAGAGAGGGACCAGCCACGACGCAAGCACTCGCGTCGGAGCCTTCACAGATCAAGCAGTGTCACTGAGCACAAGGAGGAAAAACCTGGCCTGGCCAGTGACAACACTGAAAG CATCCAGGAAACAAAGAGTCCTAGGGTGGACTTGCACATCCATTCAGATGTTCCATTTCAGATGTTGGATGGGAACAGTGGTCTGAGCTCTGAAAAGATCAGCTATAACCCCTGGAGCCTGCGCTGTCATAAGCAGCAGCTGAGCCGCATGCGGTCGGAGTCCAAGGACCGAAAACTCTACA AGTTCCTTTTGCTGGAGAATGTGGTGCATCACTTCAAGCTTCCCTGTGTGCTTGATCTGAAGATGGGGACCAGACAGCATGGAGACGATGCATCTGAGGAGAAGGCTGCTCGGCAAATGAAGAAGTGTGAACAGAGCACTTCTGCCACCTTGGGGGTGCGCGTGTGTGGGATGCAG GTCTATCAGCTGGACACAGGGCATTACTTATGCAGGAATAAATACTATGGACGTGGTCTTTCCATTGAGGGCTTCCGCAATGCCCTCTACCAGTATCTCCACAATGGCATTGAGCTGCGCAAGGACCTCTTTGAGCCTGTCCTTGCCAAACTGCGAAGCCTGAAGGCAGTTTTGGAGAGACAGGCCTCCTACCGCTTCTACTCCAGCTCCCTTCTCATCATTTACGATGGGAAggacagcagggcagggatgttTGTGGAGTGCCGGCCAGAGATGCGCCTGAAGCGGGTGGACAGCTCTCTCCCAGAGAGCCTTCAGGATGGCGGCAGCATGGAGCCCAGCTCCTCGGCCCAGCCCAAGGTGGATGTGCGTATGATTGACTTTGCACACAGCACGTTCAAAGGCTTTCGTGATGACCCCACTGTGCATGATGGACCTGACATGGGTTATGTATTTGGACTGGAAAGCCTTATCAACATCATGGAACAGATGCGTGAGGAAAACCAGTAG
- the GMPPB gene encoding mannose-1-phosphate guanyltransferase beta isoform X4 — protein MRALILVGGFGTRLRPLTLSRPKPLVEFCNKALLLHQLEALGQAGVSHVVLAVSYMSEALEAAMREQEQRLGIRISLSHEKEPLGTAGPLALARDLLAEGGEPFFVLNSDVICEFPFVALARFHRQHGGEGSLVVTRVEEPAKYGVVVSEADTGRICRFVEKPRVFVSNKINAGLYIFSPGILQRIQLRPTSIEKEIFPAMAQDGQLYAMELQGFWMDIGQPKDFLTGMCMYLQALRAQHPEKLHSGPGVVGNVLVVRMENVTVLGEDVIVNDELYLNGANVLPHKSIAESVPEPRIIM, from the exons atGCGGGCCCTAATTCTGGTGGGAGGTTTCGGGACGCGGCTGCGGCCGCTGACCCTGAGCCGGCCGAAGCCGTTGGTGGAGTTCTGCAACAAGGCgctgctgctgcaccagctggaggccctggggcag GCGGGTGTCAGCCATGTGGTGCTGGCGGTGAGCTACATGTCGGAGGCGCTGGAAGCCGCCATGCGGGAGCAGGAACAGCGG CTCGGCATCCGCATCTCCCTGTCTCACGAGAAGGAGCCGCTGGGCACAG CGGGGCCGCTGGCGCTGGCACGGGATCTGCTGGCCGAGGGTGGGGAGCCCTTCTTTGTCCTCAACAGCGACGTGATCTGCGAGTTCCCCTTCGTGGCGCTGGCCCGTTTCCACCGGCAGCATGGTGGCGAGGGCTCGCTGGTGGTGACCCGTGTGGAGGAGCCAGCCAAGTATGGCGTGGTGGTGAGCGAGGCTGACACCGGCCGCATCTGCCGCTTTGTGGAGAAGCCGCGTGTCTTTGTGTCCAACAAGATCAACGCCGGGCTCTACATCTTTAGCCCTGGCATCCTTCAACGCATCCAG CTGCGCCCCACCTCCATTGAGAAGGAGATCTTCCCAGCTATGGCGCAGGATGGGCAGCTCTATGCCATGGAGCTTCAGG GCTTCTGGATGGACATTGGGCAGCCGAAAGACTTCCTCACAGGCATGTGCATGTACCTGCAGGCGCTGCGGGCTCAGCACCCTGAGAAGCTGCACTCGGGGCCTGGTGTCGTAGGGAATGTCTTGGTG GTGCGCATGGAGAATGTAACAGTGCTGGGTGAGGACGTCATCGTCAACGATGAGCTCTACCTCAACGGGGCCAATGTGCTGCCACACAAGTCCATTGCTGAGTCTGTGCCAGAGCCGCGCATCATCATGTAG
- the GMPPB gene encoding mannose-1-phosphate guanyltransferase beta isoform X3: MSEALEAAMREQEQRLGIRISLSHEKEPLGTAGPLALARDLLAEGGEPFFVLNSDVICEFPFVALARFHRQHGGEGSLVVTRVEEPAKYGVVVSEADTGRICRFVEKPRVFVSNKINAGLYIFSPGILQRIQLRPTSIEKEIFPAMAQDGQLYAMELQGFWMDIGQPKDFLTGMCMYLQALRAQHPEKLHSGPGVVGNVLVDPSAKIGANCVIGPNVTIGAGVVVEDGVRIKRCTVLKGARIRSHSWLESCIVGWSCSVGQWVRMENVTVLGEDVIVNDELYLNGANVLPHKSIAESVPEPRIIM, from the exons ATGTCGGAGGCGCTGGAAGCCGCCATGCGGGAGCAGGAACAGCGG CTCGGCATCCGCATCTCCCTGTCTCACGAGAAGGAGCCGCTGGGCACAG CGGGGCCGCTGGCGCTGGCACGGGATCTGCTGGCCGAGGGTGGGGAGCCCTTCTTTGTCCTCAACAGCGACGTGATCTGCGAGTTCCCCTTCGTGGCGCTGGCCCGTTTCCACCGGCAGCATGGTGGCGAGGGCTCGCTGGTGGTGACCCGTGTGGAGGAGCCAGCCAAGTATGGCGTGGTGGTGAGCGAGGCTGACACCGGCCGCATCTGCCGCTTTGTGGAGAAGCCGCGTGTCTTTGTGTCCAACAAGATCAACGCCGGGCTCTACATCTTTAGCCCTGGCATCCTTCAACGCATCCAG CTGCGCCCCACCTCCATTGAGAAGGAGATCTTCCCAGCTATGGCGCAGGATGGGCAGCTCTATGCCATGGAGCTTCAGG GCTTCTGGATGGACATTGGGCAGCCGAAAGACTTCCTCACAGGCATGTGCATGTACCTGCAGGCGCTGCGGGCTCAGCACCCTGAGAAGCTGCACTCGGGGCCTGGTGTCGTAGGGAATGTCTTGGTG GACCCCAGCGCCAAGATCGGGGCAAACTGTGTCATCGGCCCCAATGTGACAATCGGGGCCGGCGTGGTGGTGGAGGATGGGGTGCGCATCAAACGCTGCACCGTGCTGAAGGGGGCCCGCATCCGTTCCCACTCCTGGCTGGAGTCCTGTATCGTGGGCTGGAGCTGCTCCGTGGGGCAGTGG GTGCGCATGGAGAATGTAACAGTGCTGGGTGAGGACGTCATCGTCAACGATGAGCTCTACCTCAACGGGGCCAATGTGCTGCCACACAAGTCCATTGCTGAGTCTGTGCCAGAGCCGCGCATCATCATGTAG
- the GMPPB gene encoding mannose-1-phosphate guanyltransferase beta isoform X2: MRALILVGGFGTRLRPLTLSRPKPLVEFCNKALLLHQLEALGQLGIRISLSHEKEPLGTAGPLALARDLLAEGGEPFFVLNSDVICEFPFVALARFHRQHGGEGSLVVTRVEEPAKYGVVVSEADTGRICRFVEKPRVFVSNKINAGLYIFSPGILQRIQLRPTSIEKEIFPAMAQDGQLYAMELQGFWMDIGQPKDFLTGMCMYLQALRAQHPEKLHSGPGVVGNVLVDPSAKIGANCVIGPNVTIGAGVVVEDGVRIKRCTVLKGARIRSHSWLESCIVGWSCSVGQWVRMENVTVLGEDVIVNDELYLNGANVLPHKSIAESVPEPRIIM; the protein is encoded by the exons atGCGGGCCCTAATTCTGGTGGGAGGTTTCGGGACGCGGCTGCGGCCGCTGACCCTGAGCCGGCCGAAGCCGTTGGTGGAGTTCTGCAACAAGGCgctgctgctgcaccagctggaggccctggggcag CTCGGCATCCGCATCTCCCTGTCTCACGAGAAGGAGCCGCTGGGCACAG CGGGGCCGCTGGCGCTGGCACGGGATCTGCTGGCCGAGGGTGGGGAGCCCTTCTTTGTCCTCAACAGCGACGTGATCTGCGAGTTCCCCTTCGTGGCGCTGGCCCGTTTCCACCGGCAGCATGGTGGCGAGGGCTCGCTGGTGGTGACCCGTGTGGAGGAGCCAGCCAAGTATGGCGTGGTGGTGAGCGAGGCTGACACCGGCCGCATCTGCCGCTTTGTGGAGAAGCCGCGTGTCTTTGTGTCCAACAAGATCAACGCCGGGCTCTACATCTTTAGCCCTGGCATCCTTCAACGCATCCAG CTGCGCCCCACCTCCATTGAGAAGGAGATCTTCCCAGCTATGGCGCAGGATGGGCAGCTCTATGCCATGGAGCTTCAGG GCTTCTGGATGGACATTGGGCAGCCGAAAGACTTCCTCACAGGCATGTGCATGTACCTGCAGGCGCTGCGGGCTCAGCACCCTGAGAAGCTGCACTCGGGGCCTGGTGTCGTAGGGAATGTCTTGGTG GACCCCAGCGCCAAGATCGGGGCAAACTGTGTCATCGGCCCCAATGTGACAATCGGGGCCGGCGTGGTGGTGGAGGATGGGGTGCGCATCAAACGCTGCACCGTGCTGAAGGGGGCCCGCATCCGTTCCCACTCCTGGCTGGAGTCCTGTATCGTGGGCTGGAGCTGCTCCGTGGGGCAGTGG GTGCGCATGGAGAATGTAACAGTGCTGGGTGAGGACGTCATCGTCAACGATGAGCTCTACCTCAACGGGGCCAATGTGCTGCCACACAAGTCCATTGCTGAGTCTGTGCCAGAGCCGCGCATCATCATGTAG
- the IP6K1 gene encoding inositol hexakisphosphate kinase 1 isoform X1, translating into MCVCQTMEVGKYGKNATRSGDRGVLLEPFIHQVGGHSSMMRYDDHTVCKPLITREQRFYESLPPEMKEFTPEYKGVVSVCFEGDSDGYINLVAYPYVENEALEQDDMPERDQPRRKHSRRSLHRSSSVTEHKEEKPGLASDNTESSIQETKSPRVDLHIHSDVPFQMLDGNSGLSSEKISYNPWSLRCHKQQLSRMRSESKDRKLYKFLLLENVVHHFKLPCVLDLKMGTRQHGDDASEEKAARQMKKCEQSTSATLGVRVCGMQVYQLDTGHYLCRNKYYGRGLSIEGFRNALYQYLHNGIELRKDLFEPVLAKLRSLKAVLERQASYRFYSSSLLIIYDGKDSRAGMFVECRPEMRLKRVDSSLPESLQDGGSMEPSSSAQPKVDVRMIDFAHSTFKGFRDDPTVHDGPDMGYVFGLESLINIMEQMREENQ; encoded by the exons ATGTGTGTTTGTCAAACCATGGAAGTGGGCAAGTATGGCAAGAATGCCACTCGATCTGGAGACCGGGGGGTCCTGCTGGAGCCTTTCATTCATCAGGTGGGCGGCCACAGCAGCATGATGCGCTATGACGACCATACTGTCTGCAAGCCCCTCATTACCAGAGAACAGCGCTTCTATGAATCTCTGCCCCCGGAAATGAAGGAGTTCACACCTGAGTACAAAG GTGTGGTATCTGTCTGTTTTGAGGGAGACAGCGATGGCTACATTAACCTGGTGGCCTATCCCTATGTGGAGAATGAGGCTCTAGAGCAGGATGATATGCCAGAGAGGGACCAGCCACGACGCAAGCACTCGCGTCGGAGCCTTCACAGATCAAGCAGTGTCACTGAGCACAAGGAGGAAAAACCTGGCCTGGCCAGTGACAACACTGAAAG CAGCATCCAGGAAACAAAGAGTCCTAGGGTGGACTTGCACATCCATTCAGATGTTCCATTTCAGATGTTGGATGGGAACAGTGGTCTGAGCTCTGAAAAGATCAGCTATAACCCCTGGAGCCTGCGCTGTCATAAGCAGCAGCTGAGCCGCATGCGGTCGGAGTCCAAGGACCGAAAACTCTACA AGTTCCTTTTGCTGGAGAATGTGGTGCATCACTTCAAGCTTCCCTGTGTGCTTGATCTGAAGATGGGGACCAGACAGCATGGAGACGATGCATCTGAGGAGAAGGCTGCTCGGCAAATGAAGAAGTGTGAACAGAGCACTTCTGCCACCTTGGGGGTGCGCGTGTGTGGGATGCAG GTCTATCAGCTGGACACAGGGCATTACTTATGCAGGAATAAATACTATGGACGTGGTCTTTCCATTGAGGGCTTCCGCAATGCCCTCTACCAGTATCTCCACAATGGCATTGAGCTGCGCAAGGACCTCTTTGAGCCTGTCCTTGCCAAACTGCGAAGCCTGAAGGCAGTTTTGGAGAGACAGGCCTCCTACCGCTTCTACTCCAGCTCCCTTCTCATCATTTACGATGGGAAggacagcagggcagggatgttTGTGGAGTGCCGGCCAGAGATGCGCCTGAAGCGGGTGGACAGCTCTCTCCCAGAGAGCCTTCAGGATGGCGGCAGCATGGAGCCCAGCTCCTCGGCCCAGCCCAAGGTGGATGTGCGTATGATTGACTTTGCACACAGCACGTTCAAAGGCTTTCGTGATGACCCCACTGTGCATGATGGACCTGACATGGGTTATGTATTTGGACTGGAAAGCCTTATCAACATCATGGAACAGATGCGTGAGGAAAACCAGTAG
- the AMIGO3 gene encoding amphoterin-induced protein 3 isoform X1: protein MLGRDPPAPPKTEQGETGKDRSIFSLASCGAWLCCQAAQRLLPSTMSPWVPADPLWPQVAKLLLLLQLCAHSHAPRVSPLPHSCPTACICTSDLLSCSRQTLRHLPQALPPTTTTLDLSHNALTQLHDYWLAALPHLEALHISHNQIEDLSPQAFHNASYLRHLDMSSNHLRAIEMHYFDALVSLEELLLYNNRITRVDENAFTKLSSLRKVYLSWNNLTTFPFHSVQGLGNYSLRTLDLSSNSLSSIPVEELAALPENIRNGLYLHNNPIRCSCPLYLMLQRWKQRGFSSVKDFFEEHTCKVSDNVPRSLIKFLKYSRMFENCSAGPEDVHPVPFPVMVGQTLLLTCNTSLPAAATTYMWISPHHEPIKHPGNSNRSLEVYHNGSLKIAVAKPWHSGVYVALAINSPHNFSRLCEVNVSVHYSKPDGEAFSTGLTTLLGCIVSLLLVLIYLYLTPCHCLSCCKKPAPLSPPPERSAQSSILSATPPATDGPNRKVSANKHVVFLEPVRETQNGKIRLALGEDFPDAKHSKVLQLKSDSESISSVFSDTPIVS from the coding sequence ATGCTTGGTAGagacccccctgccccccccaagACAGAACAGGGGGAGACTGGGAAGGACCGCAGCATCTTTTCTCTTGCATCTTGTGgagcctggctgtgctgccaggCTGCACAGAGGCTCCTGCCCAGCACAATGTCCCCATGGGTGCCTGCAGACCCACTCTGGCCACAGGTGGCAAAGTTGCTACTTCTGCTCCAGCTGTGTGCCCACAGCCACGCTCCCCGTGTCTCCccgctgccccacagctgccccactgCCTGCATCTGCACCTCCGACCTGCTGAGCTGTAGTCGGCAGACACTGCGGCACCTACCCCAGGCACtgccacccaccaccaccacactgGACCTCAGCCATAATGCCCTCACCCAGCTCCACGACTACTGGCTGGCTGCCCTCCCGCACCTTGAAGCCCTCCACATCAGCCACAACCAGATTGAGGACCTTTCTCCACAAGCTTTCCACAATGCCTCCTACCTGCGGCACCTTGACATGTCCTCCAACCACCTGCGTGCCATTGAGATGCACTACTTTGATGCACTGGTGAGCTTGGAGGAGCTTCTGCTCTACAACAACCGCATTACACGGGTGGATGAAAATGCCTTCACCAAGCTGAGCAGCCTGCGGAAAGTCTACCTGAGCTGGAACAACCTGACCACCTTCCCCTTCCACTCAGTGCAAGGGCTGGGCAACTACAGCCTCCGCACGCTGGACCTGTCCTCCAACAGCCTGAGCAGCATCCctgtggaggagctggcagctctgcctgaAAACATCAGGAATGGCTTGTACCTGCACAACAATCCCATCAGGTGCAGCTGCCCGCTCTACCTCATGCTCCAGCGCTGGAAGCAGCGAGGTTTCAGTTCTGTGAAGGATTTCTTCGAGGAACACACGTGCAAGGTGTCTGACAACGTGCCCCGGTCCCTGATCAAGTTCCTTAAATACAGCCGCATGTTCGAGAACTGCTCGGCAGGCCCTGAAGACGTGCACCCTGTGCCCTTTCCTGTAATGGTGGGCCAGACCCTCCTGCTCACCTGCAACACCAgcctgccagctgcagccaccACCTACATGTGGATCTCCCCTCACCATGAGCCCATCAAACACCCAGGGAACAGCAACCGCTCTTTGGAGGTCTACCACAATGGCAGCCTGAAGATTGCGGTGGCCAAGCCCTGGCACTCGGGGGTCTATGTGGCCTTGGCCATCAACAGCCCCCACAATTTCAGTAGGCTGTGTGAAGTCAACGTGTCAGTCCACTACTCCAAGCCCGATGGGGAGGCCTTCAGCACTGGCCTCACAACCCTGCTGGGGTGCATTGTGAGCCTGCTGCTCGTGCTCATTTACTTGTACCTCACACCCTGCCACTGCCTGAGTTGCTGCAAGAAGCCGGCTCCTCTCAGCCCTCCGCCGGAGCGCAGTGCCCAGTCCTCCATCCTCAGTGCCACTCCCCCCGCCACTGATGGGCCAAACCGCAAAGTCAGTGCCAATAAACATGTGGTCTTCCTTGAGCCTGTCAGGGAGACGCAAAACGGCAAGATCCGCCTGGCCCTCGGTGAGGACTTCCCTGATGCCAAGCACTCCAAGGTCCTGCAGCTCAAATCGGACTCGGAGTCCATCAGCTCTGTCTTTTCGGACACCCCCATCGTGTCAtag
- the AMIGO3 gene encoding amphoterin-induced protein 3 isoform X2 yields the protein MPVPTRLPCNRVLGSPRPAGAQPEHSCPTACICTSDLLSCSRQTLRHLPQALPPTTTTLDLSHNALTQLHDYWLAALPHLEALHISHNQIEDLSPQAFHNASYLRHLDMSSNHLRAIEMHYFDALVSLEELLLYNNRITRVDENAFTKLSSLRKVYLSWNNLTTFPFHSVQGLGNYSLRTLDLSSNSLSSIPVEELAALPENIRNGLYLHNNPIRCSCPLYLMLQRWKQRGFSSVKDFFEEHTCKVSDNVPRSLIKFLKYSRMFENCSAGPEDVHPVPFPVMVGQTLLLTCNTSLPAAATTYMWISPHHEPIKHPGNSNRSLEVYHNGSLKIAVAKPWHSGVYVALAINSPHNFSRLCEVNVSVHYSKPDGEAFSTGLTTLLGCIVSLLLVLIYLYLTPCHCLSCCKKPAPLSPPPERSAQSSILSATPPATDGPNRKVSANKHVVFLEPVRETQNGKIRLALGEDFPDAKHSKVLQLKSDSESISSVFSDTPIVS from the exons ATGCCAGTTCCTACCCGCCTTCCCTGCAACCGGGTGCTGGGCAGCCCACGGCCAGCTGGAGCACAGCCAGAACACAG ctgccccactgCCTGCATCTGCACCTCCGACCTGCTGAGCTGTAGTCGGCAGACACTGCGGCACCTACCCCAGGCACtgccacccaccaccaccacactgGACCTCAGCCATAATGCCCTCACCCAGCTCCACGACTACTGGCTGGCTGCCCTCCCGCACCTTGAAGCCCTCCACATCAGCCACAACCAGATTGAGGACCTTTCTCCACAAGCTTTCCACAATGCCTCCTACCTGCGGCACCTTGACATGTCCTCCAACCACCTGCGTGCCATTGAGATGCACTACTTTGATGCACTGGTGAGCTTGGAGGAGCTTCTGCTCTACAACAACCGCATTACACGGGTGGATGAAAATGCCTTCACCAAGCTGAGCAGCCTGCGGAAAGTCTACCTGAGCTGGAACAACCTGACCACCTTCCCCTTCCACTCAGTGCAAGGGCTGGGCAACTACAGCCTCCGCACGCTGGACCTGTCCTCCAACAGCCTGAGCAGCATCCctgtggaggagctggcagctctgcctgaAAACATCAGGAATGGCTTGTACCTGCACAACAATCCCATCAGGTGCAGCTGCCCGCTCTACCTCATGCTCCAGCGCTGGAAGCAGCGAGGTTTCAGTTCTGTGAAGGATTTCTTCGAGGAACACACGTGCAAGGTGTCTGACAACGTGCCCCGGTCCCTGATCAAGTTCCTTAAATACAGCCGCATGTTCGAGAACTGCTCGGCAGGCCCTGAAGACGTGCACCCTGTGCCCTTTCCTGTAATGGTGGGCCAGACCCTCCTGCTCACCTGCAACACCAgcctgccagctgcagccaccACCTACATGTGGATCTCCCCTCACCATGAGCCCATCAAACACCCAGGGAACAGCAACCGCTCTTTGGAGGTCTACCACAATGGCAGCCTGAAGATTGCGGTGGCCAAGCCCTGGCACTCGGGGGTCTATGTGGCCTTGGCCATCAACAGCCCCCACAATTTCAGTAGGCTGTGTGAAGTCAACGTGTCAGTCCACTACTCCAAGCCCGATGGGGAGGCCTTCAGCACTGGCCTCACAACCCTGCTGGGGTGCATTGTGAGCCTGCTGCTCGTGCTCATTTACTTGTACCTCACACCCTGCCACTGCCTGAGTTGCTGCAAGAAGCCGGCTCCTCTCAGCCCTCCGCCGGAGCGCAGTGCCCAGTCCTCCATCCTCAGTGCCACTCCCCCCGCCACTGATGGGCCAAACCGCAAAGTCAGTGCCAATAAACATGTGGTCTTCCTTGAGCCTGTCAGGGAGACGCAAAACGGCAAGATCCGCCTGGCCCTCGGTGAGGACTTCCCTGATGCCAAGCACTCCAAGGTCCTGCAGCTCAAATCGGACTCGGAGTCCATCAGCTCTGTCTTTTCGGACACCCCCATCGTGTCAtag
- the IP6K1 gene encoding inositol hexakisphosphate kinase 1 isoform X3: MPERDQPRRKHSRRSLHRSSSVTEHKEEKPGLASDNTESSIQETKSPRVDLHIHSDVPFQMLDGNSGLSSEKISYNPWSLRCHKQQLSRMRSESKDRKLYKFLLLENVVHHFKLPCVLDLKMGTRQHGDDASEEKAARQMKKCEQSTSATLGVRVCGMQVYQLDTGHYLCRNKYYGRGLSIEGFRNALYQYLHNGIELRKDLFEPVLAKLRSLKAVLERQASYRFYSSSLLIIYDGKDSRAGMFVECRPEMRLKRVDSSLPESLQDGGSMEPSSSAQPKVDVRMIDFAHSTFKGFRDDPTVHDGPDMGYVFGLESLINIMEQMREENQ; the protein is encoded by the exons ATGCCAGAGAGGGACCAGCCACGACGCAAGCACTCGCGTCGGAGCCTTCACAGATCAAGCAGTGTCACTGAGCACAAGGAGGAAAAACCTGGCCTGGCCAGTGACAACACTGAAAG CAGCATCCAGGAAACAAAGAGTCCTAGGGTGGACTTGCACATCCATTCAGATGTTCCATTTCAGATGTTGGATGGGAACAGTGGTCTGAGCTCTGAAAAGATCAGCTATAACCCCTGGAGCCTGCGCTGTCATAAGCAGCAGCTGAGCCGCATGCGGTCGGAGTCCAAGGACCGAAAACTCTACA AGTTCCTTTTGCTGGAGAATGTGGTGCATCACTTCAAGCTTCCCTGTGTGCTTGATCTGAAGATGGGGACCAGACAGCATGGAGACGATGCATCTGAGGAGAAGGCTGCTCGGCAAATGAAGAAGTGTGAACAGAGCACTTCTGCCACCTTGGGGGTGCGCGTGTGTGGGATGCAG GTCTATCAGCTGGACACAGGGCATTACTTATGCAGGAATAAATACTATGGACGTGGTCTTTCCATTGAGGGCTTCCGCAATGCCCTCTACCAGTATCTCCACAATGGCATTGAGCTGCGCAAGGACCTCTTTGAGCCTGTCCTTGCCAAACTGCGAAGCCTGAAGGCAGTTTTGGAGAGACAGGCCTCCTACCGCTTCTACTCCAGCTCCCTTCTCATCATTTACGATGGGAAggacagcagggcagggatgttTGTGGAGTGCCGGCCAGAGATGCGCCTGAAGCGGGTGGACAGCTCTCTCCCAGAGAGCCTTCAGGATGGCGGCAGCATGGAGCCCAGCTCCTCGGCCCAGCCCAAGGTGGATGTGCGTATGATTGACTTTGCACACAGCACGTTCAAAGGCTTTCGTGATGACCCCACTGTGCATGATGGACCTGACATGGGTTATGTATTTGGACTGGAAAGCCTTATCAACATCATGGAACAGATGCGTGAGGAAAACCAGTAG